The following nucleotide sequence is from Gymnodinialimonas sp. 202GB13-11.
GTCCGATGCGCTGGACGGGTCGATCCCGGCCGCGGCGGAGTGAGCCTGCTTCTGACACCGGCGGAGGCTGCGCTCTACCGGACCGGTCCCAACAATATCTCCATCCTGTTTGAGGCGAAGGGCGGCTTTGACCCCGCGCGCGCCCTGTTTGGCCTGCATCAGATGGTCGAAGGGACGGAACGATTTCATCGGATCCCGAAAGGCCGGCTAAGCCCCTGTTTTGGCGCGCGCTTGCCGCTGCATTGGCCCGATCACGTTGCCATTCTCGATGCGACCGATGTGACAGCTGCGCAGATGATGGCCCTGACCCGGCGGCTTGCGCTGCCAAGTGACCGCCCCCTGTGGCGGGCGGTTCTGGTGAACCCGGATGGGGCGGGGTGGAGGGGGCTTGCCCTGCATTTCGACCACGCCATCGCAGACGGCACCCGGATTTCGCGCCACATCGTGAAGGAAGCGCGCCCGGGCGCCGAGCAAAAGGCGCCGATCGTGGATTTGCCACGCATTAAGCTGGCTCAATTGGAAACCGACACAGACCCGCGCCTGACCCCGGCCGATCCGGCTCTTCTGCGCCTGAGCTTTGCAGACCTCTCGCGCGCAATGCCGGACGCCGCCAGCCATTCCGATGCCCTTCTGCGTCTCGCGCACCGCATTCTGTCGGAAGAGCCGGCCTTTGCGGGCCTGCCCACCACCCGCCGCGATCATGCGCAGGTCGCGCGCATCGAGGCGCTGCGCACGGCGGGCGGCGTCCTCGGCAACCGCGCCCACATGGTAACTGTGGACCTTTCGGTTTCGGCTACAGCAAGCAGCGCCCTGTTCGAGCGGTCGCGCGCCTCCTGGGTCGAGGCCGCGCGTATGAACCTCGCGCGCTTCGTGCCCGCAGCCCTTCTGCGGCCCATCGTTCAAAAGGAATTTTCGCAACCCGGCATCGTGCTGACCGTCGTGCCGGTGGGCCGCACCCTTCCGCCCCTGTTCGGGTTGGATTTGCAGGCCATTCACCCCGCCGCGCCCGTTCTTGGGCGTCCACCTTTGGCGATCACGGCGGTCCGGACGGGGCAGGGGTTTGACATCTGCATAACGGCCCATGGCCCCGATGGGCGGGCAATCCCTGATCTCTCTCAACGTGTAGCGTCGCAAATGACGGAAATAGTTCAATAGAAAAATTCGATTGAAAGGCGTGCGCTTGATTGGCAAAAGCGCGTCATGATCAACAAACTCGAAATGTTCATCGCCGTCGCGCGGGAGGGTCACTTTGGCCGCGCCGCCGAAAGCCTCGGCCTGACCCAGCCCACGCTGTCCACCGGGATCAAACAGCTTGAGGAAAGCCTCGGTGTGCAACTGATCTTTCGCGGTTCCCGCTTTGGGGGGCTGACACCCGAAGGCCAGCGCGCGCTTGTCTGGGCGCGGCAGCTGGTCAGCGATGCCCGCACCTTCCGGCAAGAAATGCGCACCGCCCGCCATGGGCTCAGCGGCATCGTCCGACTGGCCGTGATCCCGACCGCGTTGACCTGGGCCGCGCACTTGTCGGCCCAATTTGCCGAAGCCCACCCCAATGTGCGTTTCACGATCCTTAGCCGCACCTCGGCTGAGATCCTCAAGATGCTGGAAAACCTCGAAATTGATGCGGGCCTGTCCTACCTTGATAACGAACCGCTCGGGCGCGTCACGACGGAGCCGCTGTACCGGGAAAGCTATACGCTCGTGACCCACCGCGAAAGCGATCTGGCCTTGCAGGACAAGGTCGAATGGGCCGATCTGGCCGGAGAACGGATCTGCCTGCTGACGCCAGATATGCAGAACCGCCGCATCATCAACGAAGCCTTCATGGAGGCCGGGATCACGCCCGAGGCGCAGGTCGAAAGCAACTCCACCGTCGTGCTAGCCGCCCATGTGGAGGCCGGTGGCTGGATCACGGTTCTGCCCCATGACATGGCGCAATTCCTGTGTGCCGGGAAACCTGATCTGGTCATCCGTCCCATTGATGGCGGCGGAATGGACCACGCCGTAGGCCTCGTTGCACCCTATCGGGAGCCGCACACACCGGTCATCGACGCCCTGATCAAAGCCACGCGCGCATTGGGTCGAAACCAATCCTGAAGATGTCGGATTTAGAGTAACCGGTGTCGCATTGTATACATTGGTATTTTCAATCGACTGACGGTTTAGCGATATTGAATTCCGAATGATGGTCTTGCATCTTTAAGGGGAACGTTCCGGAGCAAGCCATGTCGACCACAGCCGCCCCGCATGAAAGCGCCGATATCAGCGCGATCATCCAGAAAAACATCGGCCTTGAAGGGCCTTTGCTGCCGATCCTGCATGATGTGCAGGCGGCGTTCGGCCATGTGCCGGATACGGCCCGCGCGCCCATCGCGGATGCGCTGAACATCACCGAGGCTGAACTGCATGGCGTGATCTCTTTCTACCACGACTTCCGCCGTCAACCGGCGGGCAAGACAGTGCTCAAGATCTGCCGGGCCGAAGCCTGCCAGGCGGTTGGGGCCAATGATCTGTCTGACAAGGTGTTGAAGCTTCTGGGTCTGGATTGGCACGGCACCTCTGCCGATGGGCGTATCACGGTGGAGCCGGTCTATTGCCTTGGCCTTTGCGCTTGCGGCCCGGCGGCGATGATCGACAACAAAGTGATTGGCCGCGTAACGGCTGAGGCGCTGGTGGCGGAGGTCTCTCAATGAAGGTCTGGGTTCCCCGCGACGCCGCCGCAAAGGCGCTCGGCGCAGATGCCGTGGCCACCGCGTTCGAGGCCGCTGGTGCCGAGGTTGTCCGCAACGGCTCTCGCGGCATGATCTGGCTGGAGCCGCTGGTTGAGGTGGAGCGCGACGGCGTGCGTGTGGGCTATGGCGCCGCGACACCCGCGGATGTGCCCGCCATCCTCGATGGCTCTGCCGATAGCCTTGGCCCGGTCGAGGAGATCCCGTTCTACGCTAAGCAAAACCGCCTGACATTCCAACGCTGCGGCGTGATCGACCCGCTTTCGCTGGCGGAATACGAAGCCCATGGCGGCCTTGCGGGTCTGCGCCGCGCGATTGAGAAGTCGGATGCCGATATCGTGGCCGAAGTCACCGAGAGCGGTCTGCGGGGCCGGGGTGGCGCGGGCTTCCCCACCGGCATCAAGTGGGAGACGGTCCGCAAAGCCGATGGCCCACAGAAATACATCGTCTGCAACGCCGACGAAGGCGACAGCGGCACCTTCGCCGACCGTATGATCATGGAAGGCGACCCGTTCTGCCTGATCGAAGGCATGACGATTGCAGGCCTCGGCGTGGGGGCCACGAAGGGCTACATCTACCTCCGCTCGGAATATCCCGACGCGATTGAGGTGATGAATACGGCCATTGAAATTGCGCGAGAAAACAACATTCTGGGTCGCGTTCTTAATTCATCACATGAATTCGATATCGAGGTCCGCGTTGGCGCAGGCGCCTATGTCTGCGGCGAAGAAACCAGCCTGCTGAACTCGCTCGAAGGCAAACGCGGCGTCGTGCGCGCCAAGCCACCGCTCCCTGCGCTCGAAGGCTTCCTGGGTCGTCCCACCGTGGTCAACAACGTGATCTCTCTGGCAACCGTCCCGGTGATTTTTGAGAAGGGCGCGGCCCACTACGCCAGCTTCGGCCTCGGCCGTTCCAAGGGCACGATGCCGATCCAGATCGCGGGCAACGTCAAGCAAGGCGGCCTGTTTGAAACCGCCTTCGGCATGCCACTGGGCGAGTTGGTCAACGACATCGCCGGCGGCACGGCGTCCGGCACACCTGTCAAGGCGGTGCAGGTCGGCGGCCCACTCGGCGCCTATTTCGCGCCTGAGAAATTCGACACGCCCTTCGCCTATGAGCCCTTTGACGGCGCTGGTGGCCTGATCGGCCACGCGGGCGTTGTGATCTTCGACGAAACCGCAGACATGCTCGGCATGGCCCGCTTCGCCATGGAATTCTGCGCCGTGGAAAGCTGTGGCAAATGCACGCCCTGCCGCATCGGCGCCGTGCGCGGGGTCGAGACCATCGACCGGATCGGGCAGGGCGATGCCTCTGCCATCCCGTTGCTGGTGGATCTCTGCGAGACGATGAAAGACGGCTCGCTCTGCGCATTGGGCGGCTTCACGCCGTACCCCGTCATGTCCGCCCTTGAACAATTCCCCGAAGAATTCGCCGTCGCTCAGGAGGCCGCAGAATGAAAGATTTTATCATCCCCTGGGACGATCGCGATATGGGCACACCCGCCGTTGAGGGCGCGCCCGTCACGCTGACGGTTGACGGGTTTGAGGTGACTGTGCCGGAAGGCACCTCCGTTATGCGCGCGGCGGCTGAGATCGGCATGTCGATCCCCAAGCTCTGCGCGTCGGACAACCTCGAAGCGTTCGGTTCTTGCCGGTTGTGCGTGGTCGAGATCGAGGGCCGTCGCGGCACGCCTGCCTCCTGCACCACACCTGTGGCTGAGGGCATGGTGGTGCGCACACAATCCAGCAAGGTGAAGAAGATCCGCAAGGGCGTGATGGAGCTTTATATCTCCGACCACCCGCTGGATTGCCTGACCTGTGCGGCGAATGGCGATTGCGAATTGCAGGACATGGCAGGCGCCGTCGGCCTGCGCGATGTGCGCTATGAGGCGCCTGAAAACGCCCCTCTCGCCAACCATTTCGAAGCGCGTCAAGGCGTTCAGGACAACCCCGAATGGATGCCGAAGGACGACAGCAACCCCTATTTCACCTACGACCCGTCCAAATGCATCGTCTGCAACCGCTGCGTCCGCGCCTGCGAGGAAGTGCAGGGAACCTTCGCGCTGACCATCGAAGGCCGTGGCTTCGACAGCCGCGTCTCCGCCGGTGGCCCGGACAATGATTTCCTGACCTCCGATTGCGTCTCCTGCGGGGCCTGCGTGCAGGCCTGCCCAACCGCGACGCTCGAGGAAAAATCGGTCATCGAGCTTGGCACGCCCGAACGCTCCGTCGTCACCACCTGCGCCTATTGCGGCGTCGGCTGCTCATTCAAGGCCGAACTGAACGGCGACGAACTCGTCCGCATGACGCCTTACAAACATGGCGAGGCCAACCGGGGCCATTCCTGCGTCAAAGGCCGTTTCGCCTGGGGCTACGCCAACCACCAGGATCGTATTCTCAGCCCGATGATCCGCGACAGCATCGACCAGCCATGGAAGGAAGTCAGCTGGGAAGAGGCCATGGACTTCACCGCCAAGCGCCTGAAATCGCTTCAGGAAAAGCATGGCCGCAAATCCATCGGCGTGATCACGTCCTCGCGCTGCACGAATGAGGAAACCTACCTCGTCCAGAAGCTCGCCCGCGGCGTCTTCATGAACAACAACACCGACACCTGCGCCCGCGTCTGCCATTCGCCCACCGGCTACGGCCTGGGCCAGACCTTCGGCACCTCCGCCGGGACGCAGAACTTCGACAGCGTGCAGCACACGGACGTCGCCGTCATCATCGGGGCGAACCCGACGGACGGCCACCCGGTCTTTGCCTCACGTCTGAAAAAGCGCCTGCGCCAAGGCGCGAAGCTCATCGTGATCGACCCGCGCCGCACCGATATCGTGCGCTCGGCCCATATCGAGGCGTCGCACCACCTGCCGCTTCGCCCGGGCACCAACGTGGCCGTCGTCACGGCGCTGGCCCATGTCATCGTCACCGAGAAGATCTATGACGAGGCCTTCATCCGCGAGCGCTGCGATTGGGATGAATTCCAGGATTACGCGGCCTTCGTCTCCGACCCGCGCCACAGCCCCGAGATGACCGAAGTGCTGACCGGCGTGCCCGCCAAAGAGCTGCGCGAGGCCGCCCGCCTTTACGCCACCGGCGGCAACGGCGCGATCTACTACGGCCTCGGCGTCACCGAGCATTCCCAAGGCTCAACAACTGTCATGGGCATCGCGAACCTTGCCATGATGACCGGCAATATCGGGCGCGAAGGCGTTGGCGTGAACCCGCTGCGCGGCCAGAACAACGTGCAGGGCTCCTGCGACATGGGATCATTCCCGCACGAACTGCCCGGCTACCGCCATGTGAAGGGCGACGAAGTCCGCGCGATCTTCGAGAGCAAGTGGAACGTCAAGATCGACCCCGAACCGGGTCTGCGCATCCCCAACATGCTGGATGCCGCCGTCGCGGGGGACTTCAAGGGCCTCTACTGCCAGGGCGAAGACATCCTGCAATCGGACCCTGACACGCACCACGTCCAGGCGGGCCTTGCCGCGATGGAATGCGTGATCGTCCATGACCTGTTCCTGAACGAGACGGCGAATTACGCCCATGTCTTCCTGCCGGGCTCCACCTTCCTCGAAAAGGACGGGACCTTCACCAATGCCGAACGCCGCATCAACCGCGTGCGCGAGGTGATGAAGCCGAAACAGGGCTACGCCGATTGGGAAGTCACCCAGCTTCTGGCGCAGGCCATGGGCGCGGATTGGAACTATAACCATCCGTCTGAAATCATGGACGAAATCGCCGAAACCACGCCCGGCTTCGCCAACGTCAACTACGACATGCTGGAAGAGCGTGGCAGCGTCCAATGGCCCTGCAACGACAATGCGCCCGATGGCTCACCCATCATGCATATCGACGGCTTCGTGCGCGGCAAGGGGCGGTTCATCAACACCGAATATGTCGCTACCGATGAACGCACCGGCCCGCGTTTCCCGCTGCTGCTAACCACGGGCCGCATCCTGTCGCAGTACAATGTCGGCGCGCAGACCCGGCGGACGGAAAACTCCGTCTGGCATTCCGAGGATGTGTTGGAAATCCACCCCCACGACGCCGAAGTGCGCGGCGTCAAAGAAGGCGATTGGGTCAAGCTGGCTTCGCGTGCGGGGGAAACGAGCTTACGTGCCACACTCACCGACCGGGTTGTGCCTGGGGTTGTCTACACGACCTTCCACCACCCGGACACGCAGGCCAATGTCATCACCACCGATTACTCCGACTGGGCCACGAACTGCCCGGAATACAAGGTGACGGCGGTGCAAGTCGGCCTGTCGAACGGCCCGACCGAATGGCAGCGCGAGTATAACGCACAGGCCGAGCGCTCGCGCCGCATCCAGACGGCGGCGGAGTAACGTATGCTACGGCTGGTGCAATATGCAGTCACGGCGATGCTTGCCGCGCCCGGTGTTGCATCGGCAGATAGTATAACCTGCCCCGAATTTTGGCAGCCGGTTGTGAACGAATTCGCCGCGCTGCTGGCGACGCCGGATTATGACGGGATCGCTGGCGGTGTTCGGTCGGAACGCGGCGTTCTGGGCGACTGCTTTGACCTTGGGGCCGTGATGCCTATTTACGCAGCCCATCTTGAAGCTGTACCCGAGTTGATGCGCGGTGAACCCGAGCTCTGCGGCACCGTTTCTATGGCAGGGGCGGATGGCTTTCTCATACTTCTGACGTTGCCTGAAGAGGAAGCCAGATTGGCTGGCGAGAGGTGTCAAAGACTTTTGGGGCAGCTGCCACTTGCGATTTCGCTGCACCGCCGGGGTCTTGAGCGAGTAGGATATGAGGGCGGTGAGGGATGACACCCACCCACTCCATATCCGCCGAGGCCCTCGGCTCTTCCGACGCCCGCGACGTCGCGCGCTCGCTGCCCGAGGAAACGCCCGTTGCCGTGACCGTCAACGGCACGACGCAGGCCGTGATGATGTGTTCGCCCGCCGACCTTGAGGATTTCGCCACCGGTTTCGCCTTCACCGAAGGCTTTGCCACGCCCGACCAGATCGAGAGCGTGGAGATCATCGAAAGCGATCAGGGGATTGAGGCACGCCTCTGGGTGCCCGACGCCATCGCCGAGGCGCTCGGCGACCGCCGCCGCGCCATGATGGGCCCGGTCGGCTGCGGCCTCTGCGGCATCGACTCGCTGGAACAAGCATTGCGCGATTTGCCGGTGTTGGGGCAGGGCGGCTCCATCGGTCTGGCCGAGGCCGCAAAAGCGCCCGAGATGTTGCGCGCCCA
It contains:
- a CDS encoding LysR family transcriptional regulator, whose protein sequence is MINKLEMFIAVAREGHFGRAAESLGLTQPTLSTGIKQLEESLGVQLIFRGSRFGGLTPEGQRALVWARQLVSDARTFRQEMRTARHGLSGIVRLAVIPTALTWAAHLSAQFAEAHPNVRFTILSRTSAEILKMLENLEIDAGLSYLDNEPLGRVTTEPLYRESYTLVTHRESDLALQDKVEWADLAGERICLLTPDMQNRRIINEAFMEAGITPEAQVESNSTVVLAAHVEAGGWITVLPHDMAQFLCAGKPDLVIRPIDGGGMDHAVGLVAPYREPHTPVIDALIKATRALGRNQS
- a CDS encoding formate dehydrogenase subunit gamma — encoded protein: MSTTAAPHESADISAIIQKNIGLEGPLLPILHDVQAAFGHVPDTARAPIADALNITEAELHGVISFYHDFRRQPAGKTVLKICRAEACQAVGANDLSDKVLKLLGLDWHGTSADGRITVEPVYCLGLCACGPAAMIDNKVIGRVTAEALVAEVSQ
- a CDS encoding formate dehydrogenase beta subunit — translated: MKVWVPRDAAAKALGADAVATAFEAAGAEVVRNGSRGMIWLEPLVEVERDGVRVGYGAATPADVPAILDGSADSLGPVEEIPFYAKQNRLTFQRCGVIDPLSLAEYEAHGGLAGLRRAIEKSDADIVAEVTESGLRGRGGAGFPTGIKWETVRKADGPQKYIVCNADEGDSGTFADRMIMEGDPFCLIEGMTIAGLGVGATKGYIYLRSEYPDAIEVMNTAIEIARENNILGRVLNSSHEFDIEVRVGAGAYVCGEETSLLNSLEGKRGVVRAKPPLPALEGFLGRPTVVNNVISLATVPVIFEKGAAHYASFGLGRSKGTMPIQIAGNVKQGGLFETAFGMPLGELVNDIAGGTASGTPVKAVQVGGPLGAYFAPEKFDTPFAYEPFDGAGGLIGHAGVVIFDETADMLGMARFAMEFCAVESCGKCTPCRIGAVRGVETIDRIGQGDASAIPLLVDLCETMKDGSLCALGGFTPYPVMSALEQFPEEFAVAQEAAE
- the fdhF gene encoding formate dehydrogenase subunit alpha; protein product: MKDFIIPWDDRDMGTPAVEGAPVTLTVDGFEVTVPEGTSVMRAAAEIGMSIPKLCASDNLEAFGSCRLCVVEIEGRRGTPASCTTPVAEGMVVRTQSSKVKKIRKGVMELYISDHPLDCLTCAANGDCELQDMAGAVGLRDVRYEAPENAPLANHFEARQGVQDNPEWMPKDDSNPYFTYDPSKCIVCNRCVRACEEVQGTFALTIEGRGFDSRVSAGGPDNDFLTSDCVSCGACVQACPTATLEEKSVIELGTPERSVVTTCAYCGVGCSFKAELNGDELVRMTPYKHGEANRGHSCVKGRFAWGYANHQDRILSPMIRDSIDQPWKEVSWEEAMDFTAKRLKSLQEKHGRKSIGVITSSRCTNEETYLVQKLARGVFMNNNTDTCARVCHSPTGYGLGQTFGTSAGTQNFDSVQHTDVAVIIGANPTDGHPVFASRLKKRLRQGAKLIVIDPRRTDIVRSAHIEASHHLPLRPGTNVAVVTALAHVIVTEKIYDEAFIRERCDWDEFQDYAAFVSDPRHSPEMTEVLTGVPAKELREAARLYATGGNGAIYYGLGVTEHSQGSTTVMGIANLAMMTGNIGREGVGVNPLRGQNNVQGSCDMGSFPHELPGYRHVKGDEVRAIFESKWNVKIDPEPGLRIPNMLDAAVAGDFKGLYCQGEDILQSDPDTHHVQAGLAAMECVIVHDLFLNETANYAHVFLPGSTFLEKDGTFTNAERRINRVREVMKPKQGYADWEVTQLLAQAMGADWNYNHPSEIMDEIAETTPGFANVNYDMLEERGSVQWPCNDNAPDGSPIMHIDGFVRGKGRFINTEYVATDERTGPRFPLLLTTGRILSQYNVGAQTRRTENSVWHSEDVLEIHPHDAEVRGVKEGDWVKLASRAGETSLRATLTDRVVPGVVYTTFHHPDTQANVITTDYSDWATNCPEYKVTAVQVGLSNGPTEWQREYNAQAERSRRIQTAAE
- the fdhD gene encoding formate dehydrogenase accessory sulfurtransferase FdhD encodes the protein MTPTHSISAEALGSSDARDVARSLPEETPVAVTVNGTTQAVMMCSPADLEDFATGFAFTEGFATPDQIESVEIIESDQGIEARLWVPDAIAEALGDRRRAMMGPVGCGLCGIDSLEQALRDLPVLGQGGSIGLAEAAKAPEMLRAHQPLHDLTHAVHASGFLTPGQGVTLAREDVGRHNALDKLIGAALRDDTDLSQGAIVLTSRISVEMVQKTVLAGCPILIAVSAPTAHAVRLAEAANLTIAAFAREDRLETFTHSNRIDWSQTHAA